The Leptotrichia sp. OH3620_COT-345 genomic sequence ACTGTCAAATCAGTTCCTGATGTCTTATAATGTAAAGCCCTGAACTTTTTCTTATTAAGATAATCAGCTTTTTCAGATAAAGTTTTATGATGTTCTTCCCACGCTTTTAGAGGATCTTCTTTATCAATTCTCACTGTTTTTAATATAGCATCCAGCAGCTTTTCCTGTGCCTTTTCAACATCAATTTCTTCAGGAAATACAAGTCTTGCCCAATCGGGAGAAGGATAACTCGCTATTGTCCATGAATTTGCATCTGTCATTATACGAGAACGATAATATTTAAAGGCTTCTCCCATATTTTTAGCATAAACTCCCAGCTTTTTCGCTTCTATTCCTGAAAAAAGATTTGGAGAACTACTCAAAATATGTATAAATACTACATTATCATCCAAATAGTCGTTTCTTTCATCTATAGCCCATTGAGGTACATAAGAATACACTTCTGTGGACTGATATTCAGCATGCATACGTGAAAGCCTGTCATCGGAAAGCTTTATATGAACGTCACTCGCTCCTGATTTATATGCAAATTCAGTTACTTTATAAACTAAAGGAAGTGAATCTGTAGTACAATTTATCCACACTTTCTGATCTTGTTGAATATTTGCACCTACTTTTACTATCACCTCTGCATATTTTTCCAATTTTAAATCCAAATTTTCCATAAATAATTCGTATGATTAATTCTAAATAATAACCATACTTCTCCTCCTTATTACTAAATATTTACGTTTATTAAGGACAACGTATAATCCTCAGATGTTTTATAATGCCTTAATTATAATAGACAATTTTTTCTGAGAACAGTATAACATAAAATCGGAAATTTCCAAAACTTTGATTATTTCAGAACAAAATAAAAAATGTAAAATTAATAAGAAATTTTTTTAAATTTCAGATCAATTAATTAAATAAATTTCGTATTTAATTTTTTCCTAAAATGAAAAATATTCAAATCAACTATTATTTATCACTTTGGATTTTATCTTTAAAAAGTTCGGGATAATAAGAACTATAGTAATTATAATCATAATTAAATATATTCCCGAATGACCAGAAAAACTATTCACCATTCCAAGTAAAATTCCTATAAGAGTAAAATCCACATCTCCAAATGTAGTATTTACAAAGCCAAGTTTACCAAGTACAGGCAACAATGCCGCAGGTAAAAATGAAAGCAGAAGTCCGTTTACAAATGAACCTATTACAGCTCCTCTTTTACCTCCTGTGGAATTCCCATAAATACCTGCTGTAGCACCACAGAAAAAATGTGGAACCAATCCCGGAATAATTAAGATTCCTCCTGAAATTCCAAGTATTAGCATTCCTACTATTCCTCCTATAAAACTGAAAATAAAACCTATTATTACAGCTGTCTGTGCAAATGTGAAAAATACTGCACAGTCAACTGCCGGAATACTGTCAGGAATTATTTTTGTGGCAATTCCTTGAAATGCAGGTATAAGATCAGCCAGTATCATTCTAACTCCATTGTATACAATAGCTACTCCCACTGAAAATTTTAATCCCAACATTATCAAGTACAAATACGGTGAAATTCCATTTGACAAAGTTTCAACATATGTATTCCCTGCGACTATTCCTGCTATCAAATAAAACATTGTCATTGTAATAGCTGTGGCTATAGTTGTATTTCTCAAAAATCCCCATTTTTCAGGAATTTTCATATTTTCAGTAGTATTTTCAACATCACCTACTTTTTTTCCTATCCATGCGGAAATATAATAGCCTAAACTTCCAAAATGTCCCATAGCAATTTCTTCACCATCAGTGACTTTTAATGTATATTTCTGTCCTATTGCAGGAGATATGGCACTCCATGTTCCCAAGAAGAACCCTCCAATAAATATTAAAAGAATATTTGAAAATCCCATGGCACCTAATACTGCTGATAACAGACATGCCATATAGAAACTATGATGCCCTGTTAAAAATATATATTTATATTTTGTAAATTTGGCTACCATTAAATTTATAAACAATCCTACAACAAGGATAAGCATTGTTTCCTTTCCAAGCAAATTTTGAGCTGCAGCTACTACAGCTTCATTATTCGGAACAACCCCCTTAATATTAAAACCTTTTTCAATCATTTTTCCTAAAGGCTCTAAATTCATCACTATAAATTCAGCTCCTACCCCTAACATTATATATCCCAATATAGGTCCTAAAGTTCCAATCAAAATTTTATGTCTCGGTTTTCGGAGAGCAGTTAATCCGACAAAAGAAACTATCCCGAGTAATATAGCAGGCTGACTTAAAATATCTCTCAAAAATATTAATATCTCTTTCATATTTTTCTCCTTTATCCTTTATAATATTTTTTCATACTTTCTAATATATCTTCTTTTATTTTCTTTTTATTAGTATAACTTCTTGTGACAATTATTTTCTTATTTTTAGGAAATTGTTCCGCTATTTCCTTTACCGTAATTATTACATCTGCTTCCTTAGACAATGCTCCGTTAAGGTCTGATGATTCGACTGAGACATTATTTATTCCCTCCTCCCTGCACAATTCTTCTATTTTCATTGCAAGCATCAGACTGCTCCCTATACCGTTTCCACAAACAGTTAAAATTCTCAACATATTATTACCTCCCATTTTTTATGATTTCTTCTATTTCAGTAGTTGTTCCTGCATTTAAAATTTTTTCTATTTTGTCATCTCTGTCAAGAAATAGCGATAAGTCTTTCAATATTCCAATATGTTCTTCTTTATCCCGTGCAGCAAGAATGAAAATAAGATATATCTCCTGTTCTCCATATTTAACAGGATTATCCAACTTCAGCAGTGACATTGAAGTTTCTTCTACTCCATTTTCAGGTCTTGAATGAGGCATAGCAATTTTATCTGTTATCACAATATAAAATCCCATTTTTTTTATATCGTTTATCATTGCTCTTATATAGCTTTCTCTTATTTTATTTTTTTTCAATAATGGAAAAGCAGCTATTTTTATACTTTCTTCCCATGTTTCTATTTTTTCCATTATAGTTATATTATCCTTTAAAACCCTGTCTAACATCATATTTCCTCCAAATATCGATATACTTCCTTTGTATTTTTACATTTCATTAAGTTTTTCATTAAGTTTTTCCGTGTTATCAAATCAAATAAAAACTTTATTATTTCCTGTCGATTTTCTTTTTCTTTTATAGCAAAACCTATAAATATGTTTACTTTTTTTTCATTAGGAAGAAAAACCGGCTGTTTACATATAAGTAGCAAAATTCCGTTTTTTAACACATTTTTTGAAATGTTTCCATGAGGAATCGCAATACCCTCTTCAACCACAATATATGAACCAAATTTTTCTACAATATCGAGCATTTCACAAATATATTCTTTTGTTACATATCCTTGCATACACATATATTTTCCTACAGCTTCTATCCCTTCTCTCCAATTCATTTTCCTATCTGAAATTATTATGTCCGAATAATTTATAAAGTGACTGATTTTGTTACTTAAAGGATCTATATCATCAAATATACTTTCTCTAAATCTCCTGTTCAGTATTATCCGCAGATTTTCTTTATTATTATTATTATTTTCCTCTATAATTTTCAGCAATTCCGACATCAAAATCTTATTTTTTCTTTTGGAAATACCATATTTCATCATTTTATTGATATCCTTTTCTTCTAACAGAGGATTTATCTTTAAAATCGGGATTTTATAAATATTTTTCAATTTCGGAGTTGTTAAAATTAAATCTGCTTTAATATCCGAATTTAAAGTTTCTTCCAATTTATAATAAGGAATTACAGCTGAAATCTCCACATTAAAATCTTTTTTTAATTTCTGCTCCAATAACCTTGAAGTTCCTTCTCCCAGACCGCAGACTAATATTATTTTTTTCTTTGCATTTTCACTATTTCTTTCAACAGATGCTTTAAAATGATAACCAAGCAATGCTATTTCATCTTCAGGAAAAGAAATTCCGATTTCTTTTTCTATAACTTTCATTACTTTTTCACTAATTTTCAAAATAGGATCTCCATTTTCAATTAATTCTCTGAATACGGGATTGGATATGTGTATTCCTCTTTTTATCCTGTATATTGTCGGCTTTAAATGATAAATCAAACATTCATATAAAACTTCGTCTTCGTTTACGGACAAATTTGCATATTGGAAAAATTTTTTCATAATTTTTCTTATTAAAATTTCTTGATTCAACCAATTTTCAAGATTAAGACTACTAATTGTAACTCCCATTAAAAAATCAACAAATTTTATTATTGAATTTTTATATAAAACTGCAATTCCATTTTTTATTAAACTATTTTCTATTATTTTAAATTCTTCTGTTTTTTCAATAAACAGAAGGGACTGTTTTTCTTTTTCTATTTTTTCATCTTTTATTACAAGCAGATATGAGTACAAAATTTTATAAGCTTCATCTCCGATATTTAATTTCAATTTTTCATTTATATCATACAGAAAATCTGATATTTTTTTTTCTTCTGCTTTTTCATTATTAAAAATATACATTTTCTTTATAAATTCCGAATACATCTTTTTTTCTTCTTCGTATTGGAATAGAATTTTTTCAAGTTTTTTTATTTTCATCCATTCCATGTTTTCGTGATCCTTATATTCAAGATAATATCCAAAATTATTTTTATAAAGAATTTTTATTTTTTTTCTATTTAAAATATTTTTCAAAATTCTAAAATCTTTTTTCAACGTAGTTTTAGAAACTTCCAATTCCTGAGATATTTTTTTTAAATTTATATTTTCTTTAAAAAACAATATAAATTCTAAAATTCCTATTCTTTCCTCTCTGTCAAATTTTCTCATACTTTTAATTACGGAATGTACATTTTCAAAGTTCTGGTTATTATCAAAACATATTGTTTTTCCTTCCTTTTTTACTTTTTTTAATTTCATATTTTGAAGAAAAACATTTATATTCTGTAAGTTGTATGAAAAAACTCTTTTATTTATTTTATTTTTTTCAAGAATATCATTTTCACATATATTTCCATTTTTTATTAATTCTTCCAAAATTTTGATTTCCCTATTGTTCAGCATTTTTACCTCCCATTACATTTATACCCCTTTTCATACTATTTTCAAGATAAAGTTTTTTTACCGTTATTTTACAAAAAGTTTCCCCTCAAAACTGTAGAGTTTTTTATAAAAACAGTCGACTTTCTTTCCATGAATATCTGTCGCATCTTCCACTCCTGCTACCTATCACTTCAAAACATTAATGTCGAAGAATATTTGAAATATTAAACTAAAAGCCAACATTTAAATTATTTCAATAAAAAAACATGAATGAGCATCCAGAAAAATAACTATTTGAGCAAAATAAATTTATTATTTTTAATAAATGGAGTTTTTTTAAGTACGAAATAATCTTATATAAAAATAGAGGACTCTTTTACAGAAAATTTCTGTTAATTATGTCCTCTTCATTAATATAATTATTCTGTAACAAGCTTTGATTCTACCGGAACTTCTTTCGGAACTGTATCTGGAGATATTTCGGGTTTATTTTTTATAGCTTCTAACAAAATCTTGAAACTTTCCGCTCCAATACTTGAAGAATCCTGTGCAACTGTTGCACTTAACCCTTTTTGCTTTATTGATTCCAATGCTTCAGGTGCACCGTCAGTTCCTACTACTATTATCTGATTTTGTTTATTCGCATTTATGACAGCCTGTAAAGCACCAAGTGCCATTGTATCATTTGCTGCATATATTGCTTTCAGATTAGGATATTTCTGGATCAGATTTGCAGCAAGATCAAGAGCTTTCGATCTGTCCCAGTCTGCCGGCTGACTTGCGACAAGTTTTATTTTTGAATCAGCTTTAAATATTTCAGTAGCTCCCTGTTTTCTATATTCTCCTGAAGCATTTCCCGCTTTCCCTTCAATAATTGCCACTTCTCCTCCTTCAGGCAATTTACTTACAATATATTCAGCTCCTTTTGCTCCCACTTTCACATTATCTGTTGTAACAAATGCCAGTACACTTCCTCCTGATGCTTTTAATTGGTTCATATCTATTTTTTCATCGATATTTACTACATAAATACCTTTTTTATTTGCCTCGACAATTCCCTGTATTAAATTTACGGGCGATAACGGTGCCACTCCTATTGCTTTATATCCTTTTCTCATTAAATTTTCCAGAAGTTTCAATTGCTCCTGTACATCCTCTTCAGAGTTCACAGCAAAAATATCAACCTTTACTCCTTGAACCGCAGCTTCTTTTTCAATTCCTTCTTTCATGCTTACCCAGAAAGGATTGGATAAAGTTTTCAGAATAATTGCAACTTCAGCTTTTCCTGTTCCTGTATTAGACTTTCCGCTTTCAGACTCTTTAGCTTCTTTTTCTCCTCCACCGCATGACGCTAACAAAAGCACTCCTAGAAGCACTAAAATACTTTTAAAAAATTTACTCATACTAATTCCTCCTATAAAATTATATTTTTAATTTTCATGTATTATTCATAAATTTTGTTCCACATAATTCCTTATGTAGTATGCAGCGCCTAAAATACCGCTTTTCTGATCATGTTTTGATATAATTATATTCATATCTTCTGCCGGATAGGGCTTTCTCACTTTTCTATAAATTGCCTTTTTTAATTCTTCAATGGGAAAATCTTTCATAATAGGAACTCCCCCTGCAATAATAATATAATCAGGATCAAGAATATTAATTTCCGTAGCAATCGGTACTGCCAAAGAGTCAATAAAATTTTTTATAATTTCAGTATTTCCATAATTTGTAAAAATATTATCTATATTTAAACCCGAAAAATTTTCTTCTACAATTTTTTTTAAAACTTTTCCTGAAGCATGTGCTTCAATACATCCGATATTCCCGCAAGCACATTCTTTCTTTGAATTCAGGACAGGAATATGCCCGAGTTCTCCTGCAACGCCATGTTTCCCTTCAATAATCTGACCGTTTATATAAATGGCATTTCCAAATCCTGTACCTATATAAAGACCAATTGCTATTTTATCTTTTCCTATATTATTTTCTTTTATGTCTTTTAATATGAGAAAATTTACATCTTTATTTATATACACGGGAATATCCAGTTTTTTTTCAAGAGTATCCGTTATATTAATATTATCAAGATTTTTTATATTCGGCGTAGAATATACATATTTCTTATCTTTACTGACAATTGACGGAAAGCCTATTCCTATACCTTCTATTTCATTTTTATAAACATCTGTATAATATTTTATATTCTCAAGTAGATTAGTTATAAAATCACCTTTTTGCAACTCGGTAATTGATTTTATTTGAAAGTCTCTGATTTCACGATTTCGAGAAACAAGTCCTATTCTGAAATTTGTTCCTCCTATATCTATTCCCAAAATATACTCTTTATGTTCTCTCATTGTAAGCTCCTTTGTCTATTCAGAAGTTTCTCTGTTAAATATTTCAATCATTTTATCCCATGCATCTGTAAGACTGTTATCCAGATTAAATAATCCGGAACTTCCTACTATGAAAACTTCTCCTCCTGCTTTGACCAGTTTTCTGAATGTCTTTTCATTACATGAACCGTCAATTTCAATTATATATGAATAACCGTTTTCCTCTTTCAAAGTTTTCAATTCCTTAATTTTTTCCAGCATTTCAGGTATAAATGGCTGGCCGGCAAATCCAGGATCTACTGTCATAACTGTTATTTTGTCTACTAAATGTATGTAATATTTTATCCATTCCACGGGAGTGGCAGGATTTAGGACTACTCCTACCTTACAACCGACATTTTTTATTTTATTTATAATTCTGAATGCATCTTTATTGATAGTTTCCGCATGGGGAGATATATATGCCGCTCCTACTTTTCCAAGCACATCTATATAATCTCCGGGAAATTCCGTCATTAAATGAACATCAATAGGTAACTTTGATATTTTATTCAACTGTTCCACAAAAAAAGGTGACAATGTTATATTTTTTACAAAATGACCATCCATTATATCTACATGATAAAAATCTGCTCTTTCATTTAATATATCAACCTGCTCTTTAAATCTTGTCAAATCCATACACATAAGTGATGGTGAAAATCTTACTTTTTCCATATTACTCTCCTTTCTTTTTCCCTCCGAATATTTTATCTATTGTAACTGCAAGGATAATAAGTCCTCCCATTACAATCTGCTGATAATAAGTAGGTACAGTAAGCAGATTAAGACCGTTACTTATAACTCCGATAATAAGTCCTCCCATTACTACACCGAATATTTTACCCTTTCCTCCGAAAAAGCTCGTTCCTCCAATAATAGCGGCAGCTATTGCAAATGTTTCAAAACCTGCTCCTGCTCCCGGTTCTGCTGCTCCTACTCTTGCAGTTGAAACTACTCCGGCAATTCCTGCACATGCCCCTGAAATAATAAAAACAATAAGAGTATGCAATTTTACATCTATTCCTGAATACCATGCAGCCTGTTTATTTCCTCCGAGGGCATATATATTACGTCCCAGTTTGGTTTTTGAAGTTATAAAACCGAGAATAAATGCCACTGTTACTGCTATAATTGCAGGTATAGGTATTCCTATTATTCTTCCTGCTACCATTTTTGTGAATACAGGAGGAAATCCGAATATAGAATTTGCATTGGATATTATCAGCGTTATTCCCTTTAAAATCGCCTGAGTTCCCAAAGTAATTATAAAAGGATGAAGTTCAGTCACATTTACAAGAAATCCATTTAACATCCCTATTAATGCTCCTGCCAGAACTCCCCCTATAAGTATTGCAAAAACAGGATTCATACCTGCTATAAGAAACTTTCCTGTCAACATTCCTGTAAGGGCAATTACCGAACCTACGGACAAATCTATCCCTGCTATTAATATAGCAAAAAATTCTCCACATGCAATTAGAATATTTACCGAACTCTGTAATATAATTTGAGTTATATTGTCAAAAGAGAAAAACAGTGCAGGCTGGCCTATTCCAAATACAACCATTACTATAATTAAAATTCCGAAAGTTCCATATTTTTGCCATAATATATTAAAGCCCGATTTCATTATTTCACTCCTTCACTTGTTAATATTTGCATTATAGCTTCTTCTGAAGCTTTTTCTATAGGTAAAATTTCTACTATTCTTCCTTCCCTAAAAACTGCTATTTTATCGCAAACAGCAAATAATTCAGGCATTTCAGACGAGATCATCATTACGATTTTTCCTTCATCTGATAACTTCCTTATAATAGTGTAAATTTCACTTTTACTTCCTATATCTATGCCTTTAGTAGGTTCGTCGAATATCATTAAAGATGAATCTGCCATTATCCATTTACTTAAAATAACTTTCTGTTGATTTCCCCCTGACAACTCCGTTATATTTTGATTTATTGAGGTACATTTTATATTCATCTGATTTTTACCTTTCAGAGCATATTTTTTTTCTTTTTCATTATCAATAAGTCCCCAAATCCCCTTTAATCGTGATTTTTTTATAAAAGGAAGTATCGATATGTTCTGTTTAATATCAAAATTATGGAAAAACCCCATTTCCCTACGATTTTCAGTAACAAATCCCATTCCTTTTTTTATTGAATCATATTCATTTTTAGGTACCGAATTTTCTCCGAACATAGTTATACTTCCTTTTTTTATCGGTTTTACTCCAAAAATCGCTTCCATTAATTCACTTCTTCCCGAACCTACGAGACCTGCAAATCCTAAAATCTCTCCTTTATGAATTTTAAATGAAACGTCTTTTACTTTTCCATCAACACGGGTCAGATCATTTACTTCAAAAATTACTTCTTTTTTATCCTGTTCCGTGTTGTTTGAATCATATCTTGATTTTATTTCCCTTCCTACCATCATTGTTACAAGGTCGTTTATATCTACATTTTTTACATCTCTGTTTCCTACATCTTTACCGTCTTTTAAGACAGTAACCGTATCTCCTATTTCTTTCAATTCTTTAAGTTTATGGGAAATGTATACAATTCCTTTTCCCTCCAGTTTTAATTGTCTTATAATTTTAAAAAGATGATTTGTTTCAGTTTCAGTCAAAGATGTGGTAGGTTCGTCCATTATTATTATATCTGCATCGGAAGCAAGGGCTTTGGCTATTTCCACTTGCTGTTTTTCACTTATTGTCAGTTCTTCTACAAGAGTATAGGGATTTTTATCCAACCCTATTTTTGCCAGAATTTTTTTCGTCACATTTTCCATATATTTATAATCAACCGTTTCTATTCTGAGTACTTTTTTTACCGGTAATTTTCCTACAAATAAATTCTCCTGAATGGATAATTCATTTATTACACTTAATTCTTGATAAATTATACTGATTTTGTTTTCAAAAGAAAGTTTCGGAGTAAGAAATTCATAATCTTTTCCATTTATAACTATTTTTCCCGAAGTCGGCTGATAAACTCCGCTTAAAATCTTCATAAGAGTTGATTTCCCCGCCCCGTTTTCTCCTAATAGTATATGAACTTCTCCTCTATTTATTTTAAAAGAAATTTCATCTAAAGCCGTTACTATCCCGAATTTCTTCGTAATATTTTTCATTTCCACTAACGGACTTCCCTTCATACCATCCCTCCTTTTTAAATTTCCGTACTTTTTCGTCTAATAAGATTAACAGGTATTTTTATATTTTTTACATTACTTTTTCTTAACAGTATTTTATCCATAAGAAGTTCTACTGCCAGTTCTCCCATTTTCCATTTATTCTGATTTATAGTTGTAAGAGGTATTCCTGATATTTCACATGCTGATATGTTGTCAAAACCGACTAATTTCACTTCACTAGGTATTTTTATTCTTCTTTCATTCAATGCCATCATTGCTCCTAATGCCATAGTATCATTTGTTGCAAAAATTCCGTCAAAAATTTCTCCTGAATCAAGAAGTTCCAGAGTTTTTTCCTTAGCTTCTTTGTAGCTTATCACAGTCATGTCACAAAGCAGCTGCTCATCAAACTCTATTCCGTAATCTTTTAATGCTTTTAGAAATCCTAAATACCTTCTATGAGCTGAAGATATTTTTCTTATATCCTTCATTATAGCTATTTTCCTACAACCTGCCTGTATCAGTTCCTGTGCTGCCAGATATCCTCCATGGAAATTATCAGATTCGACATACATTTCTTTATTATCAATATATCTGTCTATATAAACTACAGGAATTTTTAGCGAACGGATTCCACTTATAAGTTGTACTCCTCCTCCGATGTATATTATCCCGTCTACAAACTGTCCTATGAGATTGTTCAACTGTCTTTTTTCCGTTTCAAGATTTTCGTCCGTATTACATACAAAAACTGAATAATCGTATTTTATTGCCTGTTTTTCCACTGCTTGTATAATTTTTGCAAAAAACTCATTACTTATGTCCGGTACAATAACTCCTATTGTCTGAGATTTTTTCGTTCTCAGACTTCTTGCATTTACATTCTGCTTATAAGAA encodes the following:
- a CDS encoding aminopeptidase; translated protein: MENLDLKLEKYAEVIVKVGANIQQDQKVWINCTTDSLPLVYKVTEFAYKSGASDVHIKLSDDRLSRMHAEYQSTEVYSYVPQWAIDERNDYLDDNVVFIHILSSSPNLFSGIEAKKLGVYAKNMGEAFKYYRSRIMTDANSWTIASYPSPDWARLVFPEEIDVEKAQEKLLDAILKTVRIDKEDPLKAWEEHHKTLSEKADYLNKKKFRALHYKTSGTDLTVGLPENHIWIAAGSKNLKGIDFMPNMPTEEVFTAADKYRINGYVSNKKPLSYQGNIIDNFKLTFKDGKVIDFEAEVGYDILKQLLETDEGAKSIGEVALVPHDSPISNSGLLYYQTLFDENASNHLALGAAYPTNVEGGKNMNEEELEKAHLNQSITHVDFMIGDSEMDIDGINEDGTREPVFRKGNWAF
- a CDS encoding PTS ascorbate transporter subunit IIC; amino-acid sequence: MKEILIFLRDILSQPAILLGIVSFVGLTALRKPRHKILIGTLGPILGYIMLGVGAEFIVMNLEPLGKMIEKGFNIKGVVPNNEAVVAAAQNLLGKETMLILVVGLFINLMVAKFTKYKYIFLTGHHSFYMACLLSAVLGAMGFSNILLIFIGGFFLGTWSAISPAIGQKYTLKVTDGEEIAMGHFGSLGYYISAWIGKKVGDVENTTENMKIPEKWGFLRNTTIATAITMTMFYLIAGIVAGNTYVETLSNGISPYLYLIMLGLKFSVGVAIVYNGVRMILADLIPAFQGIATKIIPDSIPAVDCAVFFTFAQTAVIIGFIFSFIGGIVGMLILGISGGILIIPGLVPHFFCGATAGIYGNSTGGKRGAVIGSFVNGLLLSFLPAALLPVLGKLGFVNTTFGDVDFTLIGILLGMVNSFSGHSGIYLIMIIITIVLIIPNFLKIKSKVINNS
- a CDS encoding PTS sugar transporter subunit IIB, producing MLRILTVCGNGIGSSLMLAMKIEELCREEGINNVSVESSDLNGALSKEADVIITVKEIAEQFPKNKKIIVTRSYTNKKKIKEDILESMKKYYKG
- a CDS encoding PTS sugar transporter subunit IIA produces the protein MMLDRVLKDNITIMEKIETWEESIKIAAFPLLKKNKIRESYIRAMINDIKKMGFYIVITDKIAMPHSRPENGVEETSMSLLKLDNPVKYGEQEIYLIFILAARDKEEHIGILKDLSLFLDRDDKIEKILNAGTTTEIEEIIKNGR
- a CDS encoding BglG family transcription antiterminator, whose amino-acid sequence is MLNNREIKILEELIKNGNICENDILEKNKINKRVFSYNLQNINVFLQNMKLKKVKKEGKTICFDNNQNFENVHSVIKSMRKFDREERIGILEFILFFKENINLKKISQELEVSKTTLKKDFRILKNILNRKKIKILYKNNFGYYLEYKDHENMEWMKIKKLEKILFQYEEEKKMYSEFIKKMYIFNNEKAEEKKISDFLYDINEKLKLNIGDEAYKILYSYLLVIKDEKIEKEKQSLLFIEKTEEFKIIENSLIKNGIAVLYKNSIIKFVDFLMGVTISSLNLENWLNQEILIRKIMKKFFQYANLSVNEDEVLYECLIYHLKPTIYRIKRGIHISNPVFRELIENGDPILKISEKVMKVIEKEIGISFPEDEIALLGYHFKASVERNSENAKKKIILVCGLGEGTSRLLEQKLKKDFNVEISAVIPYYKLEETLNSDIKADLILTTPKLKNIYKIPILKINPLLEEKDINKMMKYGISKRKNKILMSELLKIIEENNNNNKENLRIILNRRFRESIFDDIDPLSNKISHFINYSDIIISDRKMNWREGIEAVGKYMCMQGYVTKEYICEMLDIVEKFGSYIVVEEGIAIPHGNISKNVLKNGILLLICKQPVFLPNEKKVNIFIGFAIKEKENRQEIIKFLFDLITRKNLMKNLMKCKNTKEVYRYLEEI
- the alsB gene encoding D-allose transporter substrate-binding protein, with product MSKFFKSILVLLGVLLLASCGGGEKEAKESESGKSNTGTGKAEVAIILKTLSNPFWVSMKEGIEKEAAVQGVKVDIFAVNSEEDVQEQLKLLENLMRKGYKAIGVAPLSPVNLIQGIVEANKKGIYVVNIDEKIDMNQLKASGGSVLAFVTTDNVKVGAKGAEYIVSKLPEGGEVAIIEGKAGNASGEYRKQGATEIFKADSKIKLVASQPADWDRSKALDLAANLIQKYPNLKAIYAANDTMALGALQAVINANKQNQIIVVGTDGAPEALESIKQKGLSATVAQDSSSIGAESFKILLEAIKNKPEISPDTVPKEVPVESKLVTE
- the alsK gene encoding allose kinase, which translates into the protein MREHKEYILGIDIGGTNFRIGLVSRNREIRDFQIKSITELQKGDFITNLLENIKYYTDVYKNEIEGIGIGFPSIVSKDKKYVYSTPNIKNLDNINITDTLEKKLDIPVYINKDVNFLILKDIKENNIGKDKIAIGLYIGTGFGNAIYINGQIIEGKHGVAGELGHIPVLNSKKECACGNIGCIEAHASGKVLKKIVEENFSGLNIDNIFTNYGNTEIIKNFIDSLAVPIATEINILDPDYIIIAGGVPIMKDFPIEELKKAIYRKVRKPYPAEDMNIIISKHDQKSGILGAAYYIRNYVEQNL
- the alsE gene encoding D-allulose 6-phosphate 3-epimerase, coding for MEKVRFSPSLMCMDLTRFKEQVDILNERADFYHVDIMDGHFVKNITLSPFFVEQLNKISKLPIDVHLMTEFPGDYIDVLGKVGAAYISPHAETINKDAFRIINKIKNVGCKVGVVLNPATPVEWIKYYIHLVDKITVMTVDPGFAGQPFIPEMLEKIKELKTLKEENGYSYIIEIDGSCNEKTFRKLVKAGGEVFIVGSSGLFNLDNSLTDAWDKMIEIFNRETSE
- the alsC gene encoding D-allose ABC transporter permease — protein: MKSGFNILWQKYGTFGILIIVMVVFGIGQPALFFSFDNITQIILQSSVNILIACGEFFAILIAGIDLSVGSVIALTGMLTGKFLIAGMNPVFAILIGGVLAGALIGMLNGFLVNVTELHPFIITLGTQAILKGITLIISNANSIFGFPPVFTKMVAGRIIGIPIPAIIAVTVAFILGFITSKTKLGRNIYALGGNKQAAWYSGIDVKLHTLIVFIISGACAGIAGVVSTARVGAAEPGAGAGFETFAIAAAIIGGTSFFGGKGKIFGVVMGGLIIGVISNGLNLLTVPTYYQQIVMGGLIILAVTIDKIFGGKKKGE
- a CDS encoding ATP-binding cassette domain-containing protein, which produces MKGSPLVEMKNITKKFGIVTALDEISFKINRGEVHILLGENGAGKSTLMKILSGVYQPTSGKIVINGKDYEFLTPKLSFENKISIIYQELSVINELSIQENLFVGKLPVKKVLRIETVDYKYMENVTKKILAKIGLDKNPYTLVEELTISEKQQVEIAKALASDADIIIMDEPTTSLTETETNHLFKIIRQLKLEGKGIVYISHKLKELKEIGDTVTVLKDGKDVGNRDVKNVDINDLVTMMVGREIKSRYDSNNTEQDKKEVIFEVNDLTRVDGKVKDVSFKIHKGEILGFAGLVGSGRSELMEAIFGVKPIKKGSITMFGENSVPKNEYDSIKKGMGFVTENRREMGFFHNFDIKQNISILPFIKKSRLKGIWGLIDNEKEKKYALKGKNQMNIKCTSINQNITELSGGNQQKVILSKWIMADSSLMIFDEPTKGIDIGSKSEIYTIIRKLSDEGKIVMMISSEMPELFAVCDKIAVFREGRIVEILPIEKASEEAIMQILTSEGVK
- a CDS encoding LacI family DNA-binding transcriptional regulator, whose product is MKKEKKISIKELAKLSGVSIATISRVINKKGGYSEETEKRILKLIESNSYKQNVNARSLRTKKSQTIGVIVPDISNEFFAKIIQAVEKQAIKYDYSVFVCNTDENLETEKRQLNNLIGQFVDGIIYIGGGVQLISGIRSLKIPVVYIDRYIDNKEMYVESDNFHGGYLAAQELIQAGCRKIAIMKDIRKISSAHRRYLGFLKALKDYGIEFDEQLLCDMTVISYKEAKEKTLELLDSGEIFDGIFATNDTMALGAMMALNERRIKIPSEVKLVGFDNISACEISGIPLTTINQNKWKMGELAVELLMDKILLRKSNVKNIKIPVNLIRRKSTEI